In the Klebsiella aerogenes KCTC 2190 genome, one interval contains:
- a CDS encoding LysR substrate-binding domain-containing protein has product MANWTQKLKLQHLKMLVALGEQGNLTQVAKMMNITQPALSKWLTQFEEEVGMPLFERHSKGLRPSEGGKLLLQHAQRLINDMSRSQYEIERFKQGGLVGSLMIGCSPVATDCVAQAILSLLKEMPTLHLNIEEKVMTPLLHDLLSGVVDVVVGRVGGRALELPLNYRVLYTEPVCFVARPDHPLASMPRLSWADLAAWRWIVWPTGTPIRQSIDNALVDNGVMLPENTIESASMNVTSNLLQSSDMISILSLRLAQHYAEHRQLTILNLPRIEQKGSVGVFWRKSEVPSLALTRFLHYLAE; this is encoded by the coding sequence ATGGCGAACTGGACGCAAAAGTTGAAGCTGCAGCATTTGAAAATGCTGGTGGCGCTGGGTGAGCAAGGCAATCTCACGCAGGTCGCGAAAATGATGAATATTACCCAGCCCGCGCTCTCTAAGTGGCTGACGCAATTTGAAGAAGAAGTCGGCATGCCGCTCTTTGAGCGCCACAGTAAGGGCCTGCGCCCTTCGGAAGGCGGCAAACTGCTGCTTCAGCACGCCCAGCGGCTAATCAACGATATGTCGCGCTCGCAGTACGAGATCGAGCGCTTTAAGCAAGGTGGACTGGTCGGCAGCCTGATGATCGGCTGCTCTCCCGTGGCGACAGACTGCGTGGCGCAGGCGATCCTCTCCCTGCTTAAAGAGATGCCGACCCTGCATCTGAATATCGAAGAAAAAGTGATGACCCCGCTGCTGCACGACCTGCTCTCCGGCGTGGTCGATGTGGTCGTCGGACGTGTTGGTGGCCGCGCGCTGGAACTGCCGCTCAACTATCGTGTGCTCTATACCGAACCGGTGTGCTTCGTCGCCCGTCCCGACCATCCGCTGGCTAGCATGCCGCGTCTGAGCTGGGCGGATCTTGCCGCCTGGCGCTGGATAGTCTGGCCTACTGGCACGCCCATTCGTCAGAGCATTGATAACGCGCTGGTCGATAACGGCGTCATGCTGCCGGAGAATACTATCGAGTCAGCCTCGATGAATGTCACCAGCAATTTGCTGCAAAGCAGCGATATGATCTCTATTCTTTCTTTGCGGCTGGCGCAGCATTACGCCGAACATCGGCAGCTGACGATTCTGAATTTGCCGCGTATTGAACAAAAAGGTAGCGTTGGGGTGTTCTGGCGCAAAAGCGAAGTACCATCGCTGGCGCTCACTCGTTTTCTGCACTACCTCGCAGAATAA
- the sanA gene encoding outer membrane permeability protein SanA — MLKRVLYSLLVLLGLLLLTVLGLDRWMSWKTAPYIYDELQDLPYRQVGVVLGTAKYYRTGVINQYYRYRIQGALNAYNSGKVNYLLLSGDNALQSYNEPMTMRRDLIKAGVDPADIVLDYAGFRTLDSIVRTRKVFDTNDFIIITQRFHCERALFIALHMGIQAQCYAVPSPKDMWTVRLREFGARFGALADLYIFKREPRFLGPLIPIPAQQHEVPEDAQSYPAVTPEQLLELQKEK; from the coding sequence ATGTTAAAGCGTGTGTTATACAGCCTGTTAGTCCTGCTCGGCCTGCTGCTGTTGACCGTGCTGGGTCTTGACCGCTGGATGAGCTGGAAAACCGCGCCCTATATTTACGATGAGCTGCAGGATCTCCCCTACCGCCAGGTGGGCGTGGTGTTGGGCACTGCCAAATATTATCGCACCGGCGTGATCAATCAGTATTATCGTTATCGGATCCAGGGCGCGCTCAACGCCTACAATAGCGGTAAGGTTAATTATCTGCTGTTAAGCGGTGACAACGCTCTGCAAAGCTATAACGAACCGATGACCATGCGCCGGGATCTGATCAAAGCCGGCGTCGATCCGGCAGATATCGTGCTGGACTACGCCGGTTTCCGCACCCTCGATTCGATCGTGCGCACCCGCAAAGTGTTTGATACCAATGATTTTATTATTATCACCCAGCGCTTCCATTGCGAGCGCGCGCTGTTTATCGCCCTGCATATGGGGATTCAGGCACAGTGCTATGCGGTGCCTTCGCCGAAGGATATGTGGACCGTACGTCTTCGCGAGTTTGGCGCCCGATTTGGCGCGCTGGCGGATCTCTATATCTTCAAACGCGAACCGCGTTTCCTCGGGCCGCTGATCCCCATTCCGGCGCAGCAGCATGAAGTTCCGGAGGATGCGCAATCCTACCCGGCGGTCACGCCCGAGCAGTTACTGGAGCTACAGAAAGAAAAATAG
- the cdd gene encoding cytidine deaminase: MHSRFQAALTNLAADLQAAIAPMLADPHFPALLEADQVATLQQATGLDEDALAFALLPLAAACARADLSHFNVGAIARGVSGRWYFGGNMEFLGATMQQTVHAEQSAISHAWLRGEKSLRAITVNYTPCGHCRQFMNELNSGLALRIHLPGREAHSLQHYLPDAFGPKDLEIKTLLMDEQDHGFPLSGDALTQAAIQAANRCHAPYSNSPSGVALELKDGTIFCGSYAENAAFNPTLPPLQGALNLLSLNGYDYPDIQRALLAEKADASLIQWDATVATLKALGCQNIDRVLLG; encoded by the coding sequence ATGCACTCTCGTTTTCAAGCTGCTTTGACTAATCTGGCGGCAGACCTGCAGGCGGCCATCGCCCCGATGCTCGCAGACCCGCACTTCCCGGCGCTGCTCGAAGCCGATCAGGTGGCGACGCTACAACAAGCAACAGGTTTGGATGAAGACGCGCTGGCCTTTGCGCTACTGCCGCTTGCCGCCGCCTGCGCCCGCGCCGATCTTTCTCACTTTAACGTTGGCGCTATCGCCCGCGGCGTGAGCGGTCGCTGGTACTTCGGCGGCAACATGGAATTCCTCGGCGCCACCATGCAACAGACCGTCCACGCGGAACAGAGCGCCATCAGCCACGCCTGGCTACGCGGCGAAAAATCCCTGCGCGCCATTACCGTCAACTACACGCCTTGCGGCCACTGCCGCCAGTTTATGAATGAACTGAACAGCGGTCTGGCGCTGCGCATTCATCTGCCGGGTCGCGAAGCGCACTCCCTGCAGCACTATCTGCCGGACGCCTTTGGCCCGAAAGACCTGGAAATCAAAACTCTGTTGATGGATGAGCAGGATCACGGCTTCCCTCTCAGCGGCGATGCGCTCACACAGGCGGCTATTCAGGCGGCGAACCGCTGCCACGCGCCGTACAGCAACTCCCCTTCCGGCGTGGCGCTGGAGCTGAAAGACGGCACCATTTTCTGCGGCAGCTACGCGGAAAACGCGGCGTTCAATCCAACACTACCGCCGCTACAGGGCGCGCTGAACCTGCTGAGCCTTAACGGTTACGACTATCCGGATATCCAGCGCGCGCTGTTGGCCGAGAAAGCCGATGCATCGCTTATCCAGTGGGATGCGACCGTTGCGACCCTGAAAGCGTTGGGCTGTCAGAATATCGACCGCGTGCTGTTAGGTTAA
- a CDS encoding CidA/LrgA family protein, translating into MSKSLKIIWQYVRAFVLIYACLYAGIFIAGLLPITIPGSIIGMLILFVLLALQIMPPQWVNPGCNILIRYMALLFVPIGVGVMQYWDLLRAQLGPVAVSCAVSTLLVFLVVSWSSHLVHGERKIIGQKGSKK; encoded by the coding sequence ATGAGTAAGTCGCTGAAGATTATCTGGCAGTACGTGCGAGCTTTCGTCCTGATTTACGCCTGCTTGTATGCAGGCATTTTTATCGCCGGGCTGCTGCCCATCACGATCCCCGGCAGCATTATCGGCATGCTGATTTTGTTCGTGCTGCTGGCGCTGCAAATTATGCCGCCGCAGTGGGTCAACCCCGGCTGCAACATTCTGATCCGCTACATGGCGCTGCTGTTCGTGCCTATCGGCGTTGGCGTAATGCAGTACTGGGATTTACTGCGCGCGCAGCTGGGACCGGTGGCGGTGTCCTGCGCCGTCAGTACTTTATTAGTCTTTTTGGTGGTGAGCTGGAGCTCGCATCTGGTCCACGGTGAACGCAAAATCATCGGACAAAAAGGAAGTAAAAAATGA
- the yeiB gene encoding DUF418 domain-containing protein YeiB has product MERNVTLDFVRGVAILGILLLNITAFGLPKAAYLNPAWAGSISPSDAWSWAILDLFAQVKFLTLFALLFGAGLQMLLVRGKRWIQSRLTLLALLGFIHGLFFWDGDILLAYALVGLIAWRMVRDAHHVKSLFNTGVVLYLIGIAVLVLLGLISGNGASRSWVPDAANVQYEQFWKLKGGLEAVSNRADMLSDNLVALGVQYGWQLAGMMLMGAALMRCGWLKGQFSLSHYRRVGAVLIIAGMMVNVPAIAAQWYLQWDYRWCGFLLQAPRELGAPLQTIGYAALAWGFWPQLCRFRLVGAIACVGRMALSNYLLQTLICTTLFYHLGLFMKFDRLQLLAFVPAVWAVNLLFSQFWLRHFRQGPVEWLWRQLTLRASGTSSRDTSV; this is encoded by the coding sequence ATGGAGAGAAACGTCACGCTGGACTTCGTTCGCGGCGTCGCCATCCTCGGCATTCTGCTACTGAATATCACCGCCTTCGGCTTGCCGAAGGCGGCCTATCTGAATCCGGCCTGGGCCGGGAGTATTTCGCCGAGCGACGCCTGGAGCTGGGCCATCCTCGATCTGTTTGCGCAGGTAAAATTCCTCACCCTGTTTGCTCTGCTGTTCGGCGCCGGATTGCAAATGCTGCTGGTACGCGGTAAACGCTGGATCCAGTCGCGGCTAACGCTCCTTGCCCTGCTTGGTTTTATTCACGGTCTCTTTTTCTGGGACGGCGATATTCTGCTGGCCTATGCGCTGGTGGGGCTGATTGCCTGGCGCATGGTGCGCGATGCCCATCATGTCAAATCGCTATTTAATACCGGCGTCGTGCTTTATCTCATCGGTATTGCGGTGCTGGTATTGTTGGGTTTAATTTCCGGCAACGGCGCCAGCCGGTCATGGGTGCCCGATGCCGCGAATGTGCAGTATGAGCAGTTCTGGAAGCTCAAAGGCGGTCTGGAGGCGGTGAGCAATCGCGCGGATATGCTGTCCGATAACCTGGTGGCGCTTGGCGTGCAGTACGGCTGGCAGCTGGCGGGGATGATGCTAATGGGCGCGGCGCTAATGCGCTGCGGCTGGTTGAAAGGGCAGTTTAGCCTTAGCCATTATCGCCGCGTCGGGGCTGTGCTGATTATTGCCGGAATGATGGTAAATGTGCCGGCCATCGCCGCGCAGTGGTACTTGCAATGGGACTACCGCTGGTGCGGTTTTCTGCTGCAGGCGCCGCGTGAACTTGGCGCGCCGCTACAAACCATCGGCTATGCCGCGCTGGCGTGGGGATTCTGGCCACAATTATGCCGCTTTCGTCTGGTTGGGGCGATTGCCTGCGTTGGGCGGATGGCGCTCAGTAACTATTTACTGCAAACCCTGATCTGCACCACGCTGTTCTATCATCTGGGCCTGTTTATGAAATTTGACCGTTTACAGCTGCTGGCCTTTGTGCCGGCGGTGTGGGCCGTTAATCTCCTCTTCTCGCAGTTTTGGCTGCGTCATTTCCGCCAGGGGCCCGTTGAGTGGCTATGGCGTCAGTTAACCCTGAGAGCCTCAGGGACATCATCCAGAGATACATCTGTATAA
- a CDS encoding MFS transporter — protein MAQRRELQTLLNAAPVGALQWRVIICCFLVVMLDGFDTAAIGFIAPDIRVHWQLSASDLAPLFGAGLLGLTAGALLCGPLSDRFGRKRVIEFCVALFGLFSLLSAFSTNLEMLVFLRFLTGLGLGGAMPNTITMTSEYLPARRRGALVTLMFCGFTLGSALGGVVSAQLVAHIGWHGILALGGILPLLLAVALLWALPESPRWQVRRGLPQATIARTVSAITGERYPETHFWLDEPAAGPKGSISQLFAGRQLAITLMLWVVFFMSLLIIYLLSSWMPTLLNHRGIDLQHASWVTAAFQVGGTLGALLLGILMDRFNPFFVLALSYCLGALCIVMIGLSENGLWLMALAIFGTGIGVSGSQVGLNALTATLYPTQSRATGVSWSNAIGRCGAIVGSLSGGMMMAMNFSFDTLFYVIAVPAAIGAVMLIMLMLAVRRPGSVPDALPSAGVANK, from the coding sequence ATGGCTCAACGACGTGAACTACAGACGTTACTTAACGCAGCGCCGGTTGGCGCCCTGCAGTGGCGTGTGATTATCTGCTGTTTTCTGGTGGTGATGCTTGATGGATTTGACACCGCCGCCATTGGCTTTATCGCTCCCGATATCCGCGTTCATTGGCAATTGAGCGCCAGCGACCTCGCGCCGCTGTTTGGCGCCGGACTATTGGGATTGACCGCCGGGGCGCTGCTCTGCGGCCCGCTTTCCGACCGTTTCGGTCGTAAACGGGTGATTGAGTTTTGCGTGGCGCTGTTTGGCCTGTTTAGTCTGCTCTCCGCATTCTCGACGAATCTAGAGATGCTGGTTTTTCTGCGTTTCCTCACCGGTCTGGGATTAGGCGGGGCGATGCCCAACACCATCACCATGACTTCGGAATATCTGCCCGCCCGCCGCCGCGGCGCGTTAGTTACCCTGATGTTCTGCGGCTTCACGCTCGGTTCGGCGCTGGGCGGCGTGGTGAGCGCCCAACTGGTGGCGCATATCGGCTGGCACGGCATTCTGGCCTTAGGCGGGATCCTGCCGCTGCTGCTGGCCGTCGCGCTGCTGTGGGCGCTGCCGGAATCGCCGCGCTGGCAGGTTCGTCGCGGGCTGCCGCAGGCGACCATCGCCAGAACCGTCAGCGCTATCACCGGCGAGCGCTATCCCGAGACCCATTTCTGGCTCGACGAACCGGCAGCCGGGCCGAAAGGCAGTATTAGCCAGCTGTTTGCCGGCCGACAACTGGCGATCACCTTAATGCTCTGGGTGGTGTTCTTTATGAGCCTGCTGATTATCTATTTGCTCTCCAGCTGGATGCCGACGCTGCTTAACCATCGTGGTATCGATTTACAGCACGCTTCGTGGGTGACCGCCGCGTTTCAGGTGGGCGGCACGCTCGGCGCACTGTTGCTCGGCATCCTGATGGACCGTTTCAATCCCTTCTTTGTACTGGCGCTAAGTTATTGCCTGGGCGCGTTGTGCATCGTGATGATCGGTTTAAGCGAAAACGGATTGTGGCTGATGGCGCTGGCGATTTTCGGCACTGGAATTGGCGTGAGTGGTTCGCAGGTGGGCCTGAATGCGCTGACCGCCACCCTTTACCCAACCCAGAGCCGCGCGACCGGGGTCAGCTGGTCCAACGCCATCGGCCGCTGCGGCGCCATCGTTGGTTCGCTCTCCGGCGGCATGATGATGGCGATGAATTTCTCTTTCGACACGCTGTTTT
- the galS gene encoding HTH-type transcriptional regulator GalS: MITIRDVARQAGVSVATVSRVLNNSALVSPDTREAVMKAVAQLGYRPNANAQALATQVSDTIGVVVMDVSDAFFGALVKAVDTVAQQHQKYVLIGNSYHEAEKERNAIEVLIRQRCSALIVHSKALSDAELGDFMQHIPGMVLINRIVPGFAHRCVGLDNVSGALMATRMLLNNGHQRIGYLSSNHGIEDDELRREGWSKALQEQGIIAPDSWVGSGSPDMQGGEAAMVELLGRNLGLTAVFAYNDSMAAGALTTLKDNGIAVPQHLSLIGFDDIPISRYTDPQLTTVRYPIMSMAKLATELALQGAAGKLDSEASHCFMPTLVRRHSVTQKQSVGPITN, translated from the coding sequence ATGATCACCATTCGTGATGTCGCCCGTCAGGCGGGGGTTTCCGTGGCGACGGTTTCACGGGTTCTGAACAACAGCGCGCTGGTGAGCCCGGATACCCGGGAGGCAGTGATGAAGGCGGTCGCGCAACTGGGCTATCGGCCGAATGCCAATGCCCAGGCGCTGGCGACCCAGGTTAGCGATACCATTGGCGTGGTGGTGATGGATGTGTCAGACGCCTTTTTCGGCGCGCTGGTGAAAGCGGTGGATACCGTCGCGCAGCAGCATCAGAAATATGTGCTAATCGGCAACAGCTACCATGAAGCTGAAAAAGAGCGTAACGCCATTGAGGTGCTGATTCGCCAGCGCTGTTCTGCGCTTATCGTGCATTCGAAAGCGTTAAGCGATGCCGAACTTGGCGACTTTATGCAGCATATTCCAGGCATGGTGCTGATAAACCGCATTGTGCCTGGTTTTGCGCACCGCTGCGTGGGTCTCGATAACGTCAGCGGTGCGCTAATGGCTACGCGGATGCTGCTCAATAACGGCCATCAGCGGATTGGCTATCTCTCTTCCAACCACGGCATTGAAGATGATGAACTGCGCCGCGAAGGGTGGAGTAAAGCGCTGCAGGAGCAGGGCATTATCGCGCCGGATAGCTGGGTGGGCTCGGGTTCGCCGGATATGCAGGGCGGTGAAGCGGCGATGGTAGAACTGCTGGGGCGTAATTTAGGCCTGACCGCGGTGTTTGCCTATAACGACAGTATGGCTGCCGGGGCGTTAACCACTCTCAAGGATAACGGCATTGCCGTGCCGCAGCATCTCTCGCTGATTGGTTTTGATGACATTCCCATTTCCCGTTACACCGATCCGCAATTGACTACCGTGCGCTATCCCATTATGTCGATGGCGAAATTGGCTACCGAACTGGCGCTACAAGGGGCGGCAGGGAAACTCGATAGCGAGGCCAGCCACTGCTTTATGCCCACGCTGGTGCGGCGCCATTCGGTGACGCAAAAGCAAAGTGTGGGGCCGATCACTAACTGA
- a CDS encoding CidB/LrgB family autolysis modulator codes for MIHEMWWSLPLTLIVFFLARKLAARFKFPLLNPLLVAMVVIIPFLLVTGISYERYFAGSKILNDLLQPAVVALAFPLYEQLHQIRARWKSIITICFIGSCVAMITGTTVALLMGATPQIAASIMPKSVTTPIAMAVSGSIGGIPAISAVCVIFVGILGAVFGHTLLNAMRIHTKASRGLSMGTASHALGTARCAELDYQEGAFSSLALVLCGIITSLVAPFLFPVIVAVVG; via the coding sequence ATGATCCATGAAATGTGGTGGTCGCTACCGTTAACGCTGATTGTCTTTTTCCTTGCCCGCAAGCTGGCGGCGCGGTTTAAATTTCCGCTGCTCAACCCGCTGCTGGTCGCCATGGTGGTCATTATTCCTTTTCTGCTGGTCACCGGTATTTCTTATGAACGCTATTTTGCCGGCAGCAAAATCCTTAACGATCTGCTGCAGCCGGCGGTGGTTGCGCTGGCCTTTCCGCTATATGAACAACTGCACCAGATCCGCGCGCGTTGGAAATCCATCATCACCATCTGCTTTATCGGTAGCTGCGTGGCGATGATCACCGGTACCACCGTCGCTCTGCTGATGGGCGCCACCCCGCAAATAGCCGCTTCCATCATGCCAAAATCCGTCACCACGCCAATTGCCATGGCGGTCAGCGGCAGTATTGGCGGTATTCCAGCGATTAGCGCCGTGTGCGTCATTTTCGTTGGGATCCTCGGCGCGGTGTTCGGCCATACGCTGCTTAACGCCATGCGTATTCATACCAAAGCATCCCGCGGCCTGTCGATGGGTACCGCCTCGCACGCCCTCGGCACCGCGCGTTGCGCCGAACTGGACTACCAGGAAGGGGCGTTTAGCTCGCTGGCGCTGGTACTGTGCGGAATTATTACCTCGCTGGTCGCGCCTTTTCTGTTCCCGGTGATCGTCGCTGTTGTCGGATAA
- the mglB gene encoding galactose/glucose ABC transporter substrate-binding protein MglB, which produces MNKKVLALSAVMAGMLFGAAAHAADTRIGVTIYKYDDNFMSVVRKAIEKDGKSAPDVQLLMNDSQNDQSKQNDQIDVLLAKGVKALAINLVDPAAAGTVIDKARGQNVPVVFFNKEPSRKALDSYDKAYYVGTDSKESGIIQGDLIAKHWKANPNWDLNKDGQIQFVLLKGEPGHPDAEARTSYVIKELNEKGLKTQQLALDTAMWDTAQAKDKMDAWLSGPNANKIEVVIANNDAMAMGAVEALKAHNKSSIPVFGVDALPEALALVKSGAMAGTVLNDANNQAKATFDLAKNLADGKEPAAGTNWKIENKIVRVPYVGVDKDNLSQFIGK; this is translated from the coding sequence ATGAATAAGAAGGTCTTAGCTCTGTCCGCCGTCATGGCTGGCATGCTTTTTGGCGCCGCAGCGCATGCCGCGGATACCCGTATCGGCGTTACGATCTACAAGTATGACGACAACTTCATGTCCGTTGTGCGTAAAGCGATCGAAAAAGACGGCAAATCTGCGCCGGACGTGCAACTGCTGATGAATGACTCGCAGAACGATCAGTCCAAACAGAACGATCAGATCGACGTGCTGCTGGCGAAAGGGGTGAAGGCGCTGGCCATCAACCTGGTTGACCCGGCGGCGGCGGGTACGGTTATCGACAAAGCGCGTGGGCAAAATGTGCCGGTGGTGTTCTTTAACAAAGAGCCGTCGCGCAAGGCGCTGGATAGCTACGATAAAGCCTATTATGTGGGTACCGACTCCAAAGAATCCGGGATTATCCAGGGCGATCTTATCGCCAAACACTGGAAAGCGAATCCAAACTGGGATCTGAACAAAGATGGTCAGATTCAGTTTGTTCTGTTGAAAGGCGAGCCGGGCCACCCGGATGCCGAAGCGCGTACTTCCTACGTTATCAAAGAGCTGAATGAAAAAGGTCTTAAAACTCAGCAACTGGCGTTAGATACCGCCATGTGGGATACCGCACAAGCGAAAGATAAAATGGACGCCTGGCTCTCCGGCCCGAACGCCAACAAAATCGAAGTGGTCATCGCGAACAACGATGCGATGGCGATGGGCGCGGTAGAAGCGCTGAAAGCGCATAACAAGAGCAGCATTCCGGTGTTCGGCGTTGATGCCCTGCCTGAAGCGCTGGCGCTGGTGAAATCCGGCGCGATGGCCGGTACCGTGCTGAACGACGCCAACAACCAGGCCAAAGCGACCTTCGATCTGGCGAAGAACCTGGCTGACGGCAAAGAGCCCGCTGCTGGCACCAACTGGAAAATTGAGAATAAGATTGTCCGCGTACCGTACGTAGGCGTAGATAAAGACAACCTCAGCCAGTTTATCGGTAAATAA
- the mglC gene encoding galactose/methyl galactoside ABC transporter permease MglC, with translation MSALNKKSFLTYLKEGGIYVVLLVLLAIIIFQDPTFLSLLNLSNILTQSSVRIIIALGVAGLIVTQGTDLSAGRQVGLAAVVAATMLQAVDNANKVFPEMATMPIPLVILLVCAIGAVIGLINGIVIAYLNVTPFITTLGTMIIVYGINSLYYDFVGASPISGFDSHFSQFAQGFVALGSFRLSYITFYALIAIFFVWILWNKTRFGKNIFAIGGNPEAARVSGVNVALNLLMIYALSGVFYAFGGLLEAGRIGSATNNLGFMYELDAIAACVVGGVSFSGGVGTVFGVVTGVIIFTVINYGLTYIGVNPYWQYIIKGAIIIFAVALDSLKYARKK, from the coding sequence ATGAGTGCGTTAAATAAAAAGAGTTTCCTCACTTACCTGAAAGAGGGTGGGATTTACGTTGTACTTTTGGTCTTACTGGCCATTATTATTTTCCAGGACCCGACCTTCTTAAGTCTGTTGAACTTAAGTAACATCCTGACGCAATCCTCGGTACGTATTATCATCGCGCTCGGCGTCGCCGGGCTGATTGTCACCCAGGGGACCGACCTTTCCGCCGGACGTCAGGTGGGTCTGGCGGCGGTGGTGGCGGCCACCATGCTGCAGGCGGTGGATAACGCCAACAAGGTGTTCCCGGAGATGGCGACCATGCCGATTCCGTTGGTGATTCTGCTGGTCTGCGCGATCGGCGCGGTGATTGGCTTGATTAACGGGATCGTCATTGCCTATCTCAACGTGACGCCGTTTATCACTACCCTGGGTACGATGATCATCGTTTACGGTATCAACTCCCTGTACTACGACTTTGTCGGCGCGTCGCCGATTTCCGGTTTCGACAGCCACTTCTCACAGTTTGCCCAGGGCTTTGTCGCTTTAGGTTCATTCCGCCTGTCGTACATTACTTTCTACGCGCTGATCGCTATCTTCTTCGTGTGGATCCTGTGGAATAAAACCCGTTTCGGTAAAAACATCTTCGCTATCGGCGGCAACCCGGAAGCGGCGCGTGTCTCCGGCGTTAACGTGGCGCTGAACCTGCTGATGATTTATGCCCTGTCCGGGGTGTTTTACGCCTTCGGCGGGCTGCTGGAAGCCGGACGTATCGGTTCGGCGACCAACAACCTCGGCTTTATGTACGAACTGGATGCGATTGCCGCCTGCGTGGTGGGGGGCGTTTCCTTCAGCGGCGGCGTGGGTACGGTTTTCGGCGTGGTGACCGGGGTCATTATCTTTACCGTCATCAACTATGGTCTGACCTACATTGGCGTCAATCCATACTGGCAGTACATTATTAAAGGGGCGATTATCATCTTCGCCGTGGCGCTGGATTCACTGAAGTACGCGCGTAAGAAATAA